A part of Salvia splendens isolate huo1 unplaced genomic scaffold, SspV2 ctg857, whole genome shotgun sequence genomic DNA contains:
- the LOC121791623 gene encoding transcription factor MYC2-like, with protein MDHDLILSSSTASSTTSSAAAASLSSEPLSSGLIQKKLQHILQTQPDCWAYAILWQTTKDDSGRIVLTWADGHFQGTKEKSAPAGSLQPERKKVMRGIQALIGDGASDPLDGDVTDSEWFYVMSLAQSISLGDGVVGKAFNSGSLVWLSGANQLRFYNCHRAKEAQIHGMQTMVCIPCYDGVLELGSDAIVTENWNLVQTVKSLFDPTLHDPAMHLPFKEMQKPDILSYLDSPEQSDSDFFAGAAVSAAPAKKRRGRPIQGRDAPLNHVEAERQRREKLNHRFYVLRSVVPNVSRMDKASLLSDAVSYIKELKAKVDDLEQAQQQQQPRNNNKAVKTETADNHSTTTTVDQVVLSSSSVEVEVKIVGGDGMIRVQSDKSNYPAARLMNAIRELELPLHHASMSCVNELMLQDVVIRVPEGLRCEKALRNAILARLEQ; from the coding sequence ATGGATCACGACTTAATCCtctcctcctccaccgcctcctccaccaccaGCTCCGCCGCGGCGGCATCCCTCTCATCCGAGCCGCTCTCCTCCGGCCTCATTCAGAAGAAGCTCCAGCACATCCTCCAAACCCAGCCGGACTGCTGGGCCTACGCCATTCTCTGGCAGACCACCAAGGACGACTCGGGCCGCATCGTCCTCACGTGGGCCGACGGCCATTTCCAAGGCACCAAGGAGAAGAGCGCCCCCGCCGGCTCCCTCCAGCCCGAGAGAAAAAAGGTCATGAGAGGAATCCAAGCCCTCATCGGCGACGGCGCCTCCGACCCCCTCGACGGCGACGTCACCGACTCCGAGTGGTTCTACGTCATGTCCCTCGCCCAGTCCATCTCCCTCGGCGACGGCGTCGTCGGCAAGGCCTTCAACTCCGGCTCCCTCGTCTGGCTCTCCGGCGCCAACCAGCTCCGCTTCTACAACTGCCACCGCGCCAAGGAGGCCCAGATCCACGGGATGCAGACCATGGTCTGCATCCCGTGCTACGACGGCGTCCTCGAGCTCGGCTCCGACGCCATAGTCACCGAGAATTGGAATCTCGTGCAGACGGTGAAGTCACTCTTCGACCCCACCCTCCACGACCCCGCCATGCACCTCCCCTTCAAGGAGATGCAGAAGCCGGACATCCTGTCCTACCTCGACTCGCCGGAGCAGTCGGATTCGGACTTCTTTGCGGGGGCTGCTGTCTCAGCAGCCCCTGCAAAGAAAAGGAGGGGCAGGCCCATTCAGGGGCGCGATGCGCCCCTGAACCACGTGGAGGCAGAGCGGCAGAGGCGCGAGAAACTCAACCACCGCTTCTACGTCCTCCGCTCAGTCGTCCCCAACGTGTCCCGGATGGACAAGGCCTCCTTGCTGTCCGATGCAGTGTCGTACATCAAGGAGCTGAAGGCGAAAGTCGACGATCTCGAGCAggcgcagcagcagcagcagccgcggAATAACAATAAGGCCGTCAAGACGGAGACGGCCGACAACCACAGCACGACCACGACGGTTGACCAGGTGGTCCTGTCGTCGTCGTCGGTGGAAGTGGAGGTGAAGATCGTCGGCGGCGACGGAATGATCCGGGTGCAGTCGGACAAGTCAAACTACCCAGCCGCGCGGCTGATGAACGCTATCCGGGAGCTTGAGCTCCCGTTACACCACGCGAGCATGTCGTGCGTCAACGAGCTGATGCTGCAGGACGTCGTGATTCGGGTCCCGGAGGGGCTCCGATGCGAGAAGGCGTTGAGAAACGCCATCCTCGCAAGATTAGAGCAGTGA